The following proteins come from a genomic window of Anaerobutyricum hallii:
- a CDS encoding ParA family protein has protein sequence MCKVISVVNQKGGVGKTTTTVNVGIGLAREGKKVLLIDADPQGSLTASLGYEEPDDLRITLATIMMDVINEEEISLEDGILHHQENVDLLPANIELSALEVTMGNVMSREMIMKEYIDAIRSRYDYILIDCMPSLGMMTINALVSSDSVLIPVQAAYLPVKGLQQLIKTILTVKKRLNRKLAIEGILLTMVDFRTNYARDIASRVHTTYGSQIEVFENVIPMSVKAAETSAEGKSIYMHCPKGKVAEAYKNLTQEVLKNEK, from the coding sequence ATGTGTAAAGTTATATCCGTAGTAAACCAGAAAGGTGGCGTTGGAAAGACCACCACAACCGTAAATGTAGGCATTGGACTGGCAAGAGAAGGTAAGAAAGTGTTGCTGATCGACGCGGATCCACAGGGAAGTTTAACCGCAAGTCTTGGATATGAGGAACCGGATGATCTTCGCATTACACTGGCAACGATCATGATGGATGTCATTAACGAAGAAGAAATCTCTCTGGAAGATGGTATCTTACATCACCAGGAAAATGTAGATCTACTTCCGGCAAATATTGAGCTTTCTGCCCTGGAAGTAACGATGGGAAATGTTATGAGCAGAGAAATGATCATGAAGGAATATATCGATGCGATAAGATCACGATACGATTATATACTGATCGACTGTATGCCGAGCCTTGGTATGATGACGATCAATGCACTGGTCTCTTCTGATTCTGTTCTGATACCTGTGCAGGCCGCATATCTGCCTGTGAAAGGACTTCAGCAGCTGATTAAGACCATTCTTACAGTAAAGAAAAGACTGAACCGGAAACTGGCGATAGAGGGCATTCTCCTGACTATGGTAGATTTCAGAACCAATTACGCAAGGGATATTGCATCGAGAGTACATACAACCTACGGAAGTCAGATCGAGGTATTTGAAAATGTGATCCCGATGTCTGTAAAAGCTGCTGAGACCAGTGCAGAGGGAAAAAGCATCTACATGCACTGCCCGAAAGGAAAAGTTGCCGAAGCATATAAGAACTTAACACAGGAGGTTTTGAAAAATGAAAAATAG
- a CDS encoding ParB/RepB/Spo0J family partition protein yields MVKQQCLFGTLLSIKVPGRHFLFPESWRKGVKMTEPNRQSGENEERIIEIEIERLRPFKEHPFQVKDDKEMFLLQESIEKYGILNPLIVRPVPDGYYEIISGHRRKHAAEKLGYRKVPVIIRVLSEDDSILSMVDSNLHRERISYSEKAFAYKLKNDVLKRKSGRKKSQVDHKTPRKRAIEIISEDCGDSPKQVQRYISLTKLIPEMLQKLDDEIISFCPAVEIAALSEKEQRELLVAMEYAQAIPSLSQAQRIRQLSKEKQLSLEKMEEIMCEVKKGEITRVAFTNEQLHKYFPNSYTPAMMKREILALLKLWKKESWES; encoded by the coding sequence ATGGTCAAACAGCAATGTCTGTTTGGAACTTTACTATCTATAAAAGTTCCAGGCAGGCATTTTTTATTTCCTGAATCCTGGAGGAAAGGAGTCAAGATGACTGAACCAAACAGGCAATCAGGAGAAAACGAAGAAAGAATCATAGAAATTGAGATTGAGCGTCTTCGACCGTTCAAAGAGCATCCGTTTCAGGTGAAAGATGATAAGGAAATGTTTCTTCTGCAGGAAAGCATTGAGAAGTATGGAATATTAAATCCGCTGATCGTCAGACCGGTACCGGATGGATACTATGAGATCATATCCGGTCACAGAAGAAAACATGCTGCGGAGAAACTGGGATACCGTAAAGTACCGGTGATCATCCGGGTATTAAGTGAAGATGATTCCATCTTGAGCATGGTAGATTCCAATCTTCACAGAGAACGGATCAGCTACAGTGAAAAAGCTTTTGCTTACAAACTGAAGAATGACGTATTAAAAAGAAAAAGTGGTCGAAAAAAGAGCCAAGTTGACCACAAAACACCAAGAAAGCGGGCAATAGAAATCATCAGTGAAGATTGTGGTGATAGTCCAAAACAAGTGCAGCGTTATATCTCACTGACAAAACTGATACCGGAAATGTTGCAGAAACTGGATGATGAGATCATTTCTTTTTGTCCGGCTGTAGAGATAGCTGCATTAAGTGAAAAAGAACAAAGAGAACTGCTTGTAGCAATGGAGTATGCACAGGCAATCCCATCACTCTCACAGGCCCAGAGGATCCGGCAACTGAGTAAAGAAAAGCAGTTGTCACTGGAAAAGATGGAAGAAATCATGTGTGAGGTTAAAAAGGGTGAAATCACAAGAGTGGCTTTCACAAACGAACAGCTACATAAGTATTTTCCGAATTCCTATACACCGGCAATGATGAAGCGGGAAATACTGGCACTGTTGAAATTATGGAAAAAAGAATCATGGGAAAGTTAA